From the Nocardiopsis changdeensis genome, one window contains:
- a CDS encoding DUF6716 putative glycosyltransferase yields MTDPDLGGMDLTVVAVADSEPYVRLSAAMFDALPGHGHTVGLAVVRSPITPAPAQLRRAVADSGLAGRRVPVLTLPELRRLVRRRVPDVVMLNCTARVADALGDILPTGRRRPVVVTTLPGPALPAGEHEWLHRARADLLVLHSLREVAAFSELGEKLGVGTGVALAGLPLPAARERRRGRPHRVVFAAQDRAPGTARQRERILEALADLAESRPDLEVVVCPGERRTEAPGGDYAGLWRGLVTAGRVHDHTVLFRPGPVADQLDRARGLVTVGSPAALEALALDVPVIILGDVGEDPGATVFQDGGVFGTLDDLRALRFRAPYPAWARENHFHPPQREDWTRHLAALVHRARLGDLPARPALLDAGVHRRARRRVLADLGAAPSLLRQGPRAQWSAP; encoded by the coding sequence GTGACCGACCCCGACCTCGGCGGTATGGACCTGACGGTCGTGGCCGTTGCGGACTCCGAACCGTACGTTCGCCTGTCCGCGGCCATGTTCGACGCCCTGCCCGGCCACGGTCACACCGTCGGCCTCGCCGTCGTGCGGTCACCGATCACCCCCGCGCCCGCGCAGCTGCGCCGGGCCGTCGCCGACAGCGGGCTCGCGGGCCGCCGGGTCCCCGTCCTGACGCTGCCCGAGCTGCGCCGCCTGGTCCGCCGCCGGGTGCCCGACGTCGTCATGCTCAACTGCACCGCCCGGGTGGCCGACGCCCTGGGCGACATCCTGCCGACGGGGCGGCGCCGGCCCGTGGTGGTCACCACCCTGCCCGGGCCCGCCCTGCCCGCCGGGGAGCACGAGTGGCTCCACCGGGCCCGCGCGGACCTGCTGGTCCTGCACAGCCTGCGGGAGGTCGCGGCCTTCTCCGAGCTGGGAGAGAAGCTCGGGGTGGGCACCGGGGTCGCCCTGGCGGGGCTGCCGCTGCCCGCGGCCCGCGAGCGCCGCCGGGGGCGTCCGCACCGGGTCGTGTTCGCCGCCCAGGACCGGGCCCCGGGCACCGCGCGACAGCGCGAGCGCATCCTGGAGGCGCTGGCGGACCTGGCCGAGAGCCGCCCGGACCTGGAGGTCGTGGTGTGCCCGGGCGAGCGGCGGACCGAGGCGCCGGGCGGCGACTACGCCGGGCTGTGGCGCGGCCTGGTCACCGCCGGGCGGGTCCACGACCACACGGTGCTCTTCCGCCCCGGGCCGGTGGCCGACCAGCTGGACCGGGCCCGCGGCCTGGTCACCGTCGGCTCCCCGGCCGCCCTGGAGGCCCTCGCCCTGGACGTCCCGGTGATCATCCTGGGCGACGTCGGCGAGGACCCGGGGGCGACGGTGTTCCAGGACGGGGGCGTCTTCGGGACCCTCGACGACCTGCGCGCCCTGCGCTTCCGGGCGCCCTACCCGGCCTGGGCGCGGGAGAACCACTTCCACCCGCCGCAGCGGGAGGACTGGACCCGCCACCTGGCGGCGCTGGTGCACCGCGCCCGGCTGGGCGACCTCCCGGCCCGACCGGCCCTGCTCGACGCGGGGGTGCACCGCCGCGCCCGCCGCCGGGTGCTGGCCGACCTGGGCGCCGCCCCGTCCCTGCTCCGGCAGGGCCCCCGCGCCCAGTGGTCGGCCCCCTGA
- a CDS encoding DUF418 domain-containing protein yields the protein MAAVEGVGTAADDRPPGPAAPGPTASGSGPGRGGPRERLLGVDAARGLALFGVFVAHMGVPLTLLLTGAPDVHAVWEEDYSGPGMLVVEAVGGVVSGRSAALFAFLAGVSLVLLAGRARPGTRAERNRVRVRIAVRALLLVAIGYALATLGSLSVILHFYGVYFLLAIPLLWLRTRHLAALAVAAALVGPQATLAVQHLPAELGWSGAWAGEEEWTAEDEAEWEATWGDPEWVAEKEEYWASLEESGGDPLAAEEGFAEDMPLFSLEALEGPLDLLVFGLYPATVFLAYVLAGMVAARSGLRSRRVRWWLVGGGAGLAVLGYGSSWLLLGPLARFLPGEDEYSLWRMPLEAGSHSNTTFEVLGNTGVAMAVLGLCLLLAGTRPMRVVLYPVAAMGAMTLTLYTAHGVVLWAVYGGLLPGWAGWVETYTVEAVLACSLVIATVWRLTLGAGPMERPVTAVSRAVARWTVRDRSAAPREGAAGTPS from the coding sequence ATGGCCGCAGTCGAGGGAGTGGGGACCGCCGCGGACGACCGGCCGCCGGGCCCGGCGGCGCCCGGTCCGACAGCGTCGGGGTCGGGCCCGGGGCGCGGGGGGCCGCGCGAACGCCTGCTCGGGGTGGACGCGGCGCGGGGCCTCGCGCTGTTCGGGGTCTTCGTCGCGCACATGGGGGTGCCGCTGACCCTGCTGCTGACCGGGGCGCCCGACGTCCACGCCGTGTGGGAGGAGGACTACTCCGGCCCCGGGATGCTGGTCGTGGAGGCGGTGGGCGGCGTGGTCAGCGGCCGCTCGGCGGCGCTGTTCGCGTTCCTGGCCGGGGTCTCCCTGGTGCTTCTGGCCGGACGCGCCCGGCCCGGGACGCGCGCGGAGCGCAACCGGGTCCGGGTCCGGATCGCGGTGCGCGCGCTGCTGCTCGTCGCCATCGGGTACGCCCTGGCGACGCTGGGCTCGCTGTCGGTGATCCTGCACTTCTACGGGGTGTACTTCCTGCTGGCGATCCCCCTGCTGTGGCTGCGCACCCGCCACCTGGCGGCGCTGGCCGTCGCGGCCGCCCTGGTCGGTCCGCAGGCGACGCTGGCCGTCCAGCACCTGCCGGCCGAGCTCGGCTGGTCCGGCGCCTGGGCCGGCGAGGAGGAGTGGACGGCCGAGGACGAGGCCGAGTGGGAGGCCACCTGGGGCGACCCCGAGTGGGTGGCGGAGAAGGAGGAGTACTGGGCCTCCCTGGAGGAGAGCGGCGGGGATCCCCTCGCCGCGGAGGAGGGGTTCGCGGAGGACATGCCCCTGTTCTCCCTCGAAGCGCTGGAGGGGCCGCTGGACCTGCTGGTGTTCGGCCTGTACCCGGCGACGGTGTTCCTCGCCTACGTCCTGGCCGGGATGGTGGCCGCCCGCAGCGGGCTGCGCTCGCGGAGGGTGCGGTGGTGGCTGGTGGGCGGCGGGGCCGGGCTGGCCGTCCTGGGCTACGGGTCGTCCTGGCTGCTGCTGGGGCCGCTGGCCCGGTTCCTGCCCGGCGAGGACGAATACTCGCTGTGGCGGATGCCGCTGGAGGCCGGCTCGCACAGCAACACCACCTTCGAGGTGCTGGGCAACACCGGGGTGGCGATGGCCGTGCTCGGCCTGTGCCTGCTCCTGGCCGGAACGCGCCCGATGCGGGTCGTGCTCTACCCGGTGGCGGCCATGGGCGCGATGACCCTCACCCTGTACACCGCGCACGGCGTCGTGCTGTGGGCGGTGTACGGCGGCCTCCTGCCCGGGTGGGCCGGGTGGGTGGAGACCTACACGGTGGAGGCCGTCCTGGCCTGCTCCCTGGTGATCGCCACGGTGTGGCGGCTCACCCTGGGCGCCGGGCCGATGGAGAGGCCGGTCACCGCCGTCTCCCGGGCGGTCGCCCGGTGGACCGTGCGCGACCGGTCCGCGGCGCCCCGGGAGGGCGCGGCGGGGACCCCGTCCTGA